A single region of the Runella slithyformis DSM 19594 genome encodes:
- a CDS encoding HypC/HybG/HupF family hydrogenase formation chaperone, which translates to MCLAIPGKIQSVDYQYGGAVRMAKILFGGITKEASLDMVPHANVGDYVLVHVGVAISVVDEEEAQRTFQYLEEIGEIDELVEASQIDRQDL; encoded by the coding sequence ATGTGTCTCGCAATTCCAGGTAAAATACAATCGGTTGATTATCAATACGGTGGAGCTGTTCGGATGGCCAAAATCCTGTTTGGCGGTATTACCAAAGAAGCCAGCCTCGACATGGTACCCCATGCCAACGTGGGCGACTATGTGCTTGTACACGTGGGAGTGGCTATCAGTGTGGTGGACGAAGAAGAAGCCCAAAGGACGTTTCAATACTTAGAAGAAATTGGAGAAATAGATGAGTTGGTGGAAGCGTCGCAAATAGACCGCCAAGATTTATAG